A region from the Vicia villosa cultivar HV-30 ecotype Madison, WI linkage group LG3, Vvil1.0, whole genome shotgun sequence genome encodes:
- the LOC131658545 gene encoding uncharacterized protein LOC131658545, translating to MVRAPRFSSLVSIVAGKEKRLRRRRRLKPSRVVAGKMGRRLLQIAEIDDGKELWKIVVRIHHRWNVVSNNKEHFEMIFVDKLGDDIHAVVPAPHVSVFTEKCLLGHTYTPCEINKFISDVVGMVDSIGYAQTESGAKKQQISMMLRDHSNNMLNCTLWESYADQFIRFNKVRVAASLPTVVLLQYAKVKEEGKYPLSVTNTYNVTLLCVDADFPVMKDFIDRMPEESRVTLSEQLGGNSQYSSQSSENQQLTPVQKLFSKAVVLPISEIIQLTDVTFCATVATTKLLVASPFGWYKIEIEVTHGGKSCNFFFWNRECEMLLGLSASQLCNTMIQAGITDPLDFPLVLDQLLKLEMAMKVKWHPRWKNCSVVMLIKNDPIIQQLKEKWGRDEEPIPIQTVIPETLEIKESVDEAKTDANEDCELVTDLEITSEHKPDAVAPGGKRHLPAASSESTDFDGLHDGELSSNKLKKIIKMEKID from the exons atggttagggcaccAAGATTCTCCTCTCTCGTTTCCATAGTTGCAG GTAAGGAAAAACGCCTTCGCCGGAGAAGACGGTTGAAACCGTCGCGGGTGGTGGCTGGGAAGATGGGTCGCAG gttgctacaaataGCAGAGATCGATGATGGAAAAGAGCTTTGGAAGATTGTTGTTAGGATTCACCACAGATGGAATGTTGTGTCCAACAACAAGGAACATTTTGAAATGATCTTtgttgacaaattg GGAGATGATATTCATGCTGTTGTTCCAGCACCACATGTGTCGGTGTTCACCGAAAAATGCTTATTAGGGCATACTTATACT CCGtgtgaaattaataaatttatttcagATGTCGTTGGAATGGTGGATAGTATTGGTTATGCACAGACTGAGTCGGGCGCAAAGAAGCAGCAAATTAGCATGATGTTGCGTGACCACAG CAACAACATGTTGAACTGTACTCTGTGGGAATCATACGCGGATCAGTTCATCAGGTTTAACAAAGTTAGGGTTGCTGCATCCCTCCCTACAGTTGTGTTGCTTCAGTATGCCAAAGTGAAGGAAGAAG GAAAGTATCCTCTGTCTGTGACAAACACCTACAATGTGACCCTTTTATGTGTTGATGCTGATTTTCCTGTCATGAAAGACTTTATTGATAG AATGCCTGAGGAGAGCAGGGTAACCCTGTCTGAACAACTCGGAGGGAATTCCCAATATTCCTCCCAGAGTTCTGAAAATCAACAACTGACTCCTGTGCAAAAATTGTTCTCAAAGGCTGTTGTGTTACCTATTTCTGAGATTATTCAACTTACGGAT GTTACATTTTGTGCTACTGTCGCTACAACAAAATTATTAGTAGCGTCTCCATTTGGATG GTATAAGATTGAGATTGAGGTTACTCATGGGGGCAAAAGCTGCAATTTTTTCTTCTGGAACAGAGAATGTGAAATGCTTTTGGGTTTATCTGCATCCCAACTTTGTAACACTATGATTCAG GCTGGAATTACTGATCCATTGGACTTTCCGTTAGTACTTGATCAGTTGTTGAAGTTGGAAATGGCTATGAAGGTTAAGTGGCATCCACGCTGGAAGAACTGTTCCGTCGTTATGCTTATAAAAAATGATCCTATTATCCAGCAACTTAAGGAAAAATGGGGAAGAGATGAG GAACCTATTCCAATCCAAACTGTAATACCTGAGACTCTGGAG ATTAAAGAGAGTGTTGATGAGGCTAAAACAGATGCCAATGAAGACTGTGAATTGGTTACG GACCTGGAAATTACATCTGAGCACAAGCCTGATGCTGTCGCACCTGGTGGTAAGAGGCATCTTCCTGCTGCATCAAGTGAATCCACTGATTTTGACGGATTACATGATGGAGAACTGTCATCAAACAAGCTGAAGAAGATAATTAAAATGGAGAAGATTGATTAG